A genome region from Megalobrama amblycephala isolate DHTTF-2021 linkage group LG16, ASM1881202v1, whole genome shotgun sequence includes the following:
- the LOC125248624 gene encoding gastrula zinc finger protein XlCGF8.2DB-like isoform X1, giving the protein MEFIKEEIEDMSDPEPSRIKHEDTEEQIDQKKVIEQRHKLKNVKKHCDFKTKGTKAQKLHICSQCGKNFTNKGNLKAHMIIHTGEKPYTCTQCGKSFSRTSSLRHHLYIHSGEKPFKCDQCGKGFNFSPNLIRHLKVHSDERPYVCSLCGKSFSRLDSFKLHQKTHDEVRDHVCFDCGKSFTRASCLKQHQRIHTGEKPYTCTQCGKSFSQTSVLNTHLLRHSGNKTFNCIQCGKEFILSSDLKDHLKVHSDERPYVCSLCGKSFSRLKSFKVHQKTHDEVRDHVCFDCGKSFTRTDHLKQHQRIHTGEKPYKCSYCDKSFTQSTHLKSHERVHTGEKPYH; this is encoded by the exons atggagtttattaaagaggagattgaagacatgagtgatccagaaccatccagaataaaacatgaagatactgaggaacaaatag accAGAAGAAAGTGATAGAGCAAAGACACAAACTTAAAAACGTAAAGAAACACTGTGACTTCAAAACTAAAGGAACAAAAGCCCAAAAGCTGCACATCTGCTCACAGTGTGGAAAGAATTTCACAAATAAAGGAAACCTTAAGGCAcacatgataattcatactggagagaaaccgtatacatgcactcagtgtggaaagagtttttctcGAACATCAAGTCTCAGACATCATCTGTACATTCACTCTGGAGAAAAACCATTcaagtgtgatcagtgtggaaaaggTTTTAATTTTTCACCAAATCTAATTCGACACCTGAAAGTTCATTCAGATGAGAGGCCTTATGTGTGTTCtctctgtggaaagagtttttcacggCTGGACAGTTTTAAACTGCACCAGAAAACACATGATGAAGTGAGAGATCATGTGTGCTTtgactgtgggaagagctttactAGAGCTAGTTGTCTGAAACAGCACcaaagaattcacactggagaaaaaccatatacatgcactcagtgtggaaagagtttttctcaAACATCAGTTCTCAATACTCATCTGCTTCGTCACTCtggtaataaaacatttaactgTATTCAGTGTGGTAAAGAATTTATTTTGTCATCAGATCTGAAAGATCATCTGAAAGTTCATTCAGATGAGAGGCCTTATGTGTGTTCtctctgtggaaagagtttttcacggCTGAAGAGTTTTAAAGTGCACCAGAAAACACATGATGAAGTGAGAGATCATGTGTGTTTtgactgtgggaagagctttactAGAACTGACCATCTGAAACAGCAccaaagaattcatactggagaaaaaccttacaagtgttcatatTGTGACAAGAGTTTCACTCAGTCTACACACCTGAAATCTCATGAgcgagttcacactggagagaagccgtaccaCTGA
- the LOC125248624 gene encoding gastrula zinc finger protein XlCGF8.2DB-like isoform X2 has protein sequence MEFIKEEIEDMSDPEPSRIKHEETEEQIDQKKVIEQRHKLKNVKKHCDFKTKGTKAQKLHICSQCGKNFTNKGNLKAHMIIHTGEKPYTCTQCGKSFSRTSSLRHHLYIHSGEKPFKCDQCGKGFNFSPNLIRHLKVHSDERPYVCSLCGKSFSRLDSFKLHQKTHDEVRDHVCFDCGKSFTRASCLKQHQRIHTGEKPYTCTQCGKSFSQTSVLNTHLLRHSGNKTFNCIQCGKEFILSSDLKDHLKVHSDERPYVCSLCGKSFSRLKSFKVHQKTHDEVRDHVCFDCGKSFTRTDHLKQHQRIHTGEKPYKCSYCDKSFTQSTHLKSHERVHTGEKPYH, from the coding sequence accAGAAGAAAGTGATAGAGCAAAGACACAAACTTAAAAACGTAAAGAAACACTGTGACTTCAAAACTAAAGGAACAAAAGCCCAAAAGCTGCACATCTGCTCACAGTGTGGAAAGAATTTCACAAATAAAGGAAACCTTAAGGCAcacatgataattcatactggagagaaaccgtatacatgcactcagtgtggaaagagtttttctcGAACATCAAGTCTCAGACATCATCTGTACATTCACTCTGGAGAAAAACCATTcaagtgtgatcagtgtggaaaaggTTTTAATTTTTCACCAAATCTAATTCGACACCTGAAAGTTCATTCAGATGAGAGGCCTTATGTGTGTTCtctctgtggaaagagtttttcacggCTGGACAGTTTTAAACTGCACCAGAAAACACATGATGAAGTGAGAGATCATGTGTGCTTtgactgtgggaagagctttactAGAGCTAGTTGTCTGAAACAGCACcaaagaattcacactggagaaaaaccatatacatgcactcagtgtggaaagagtttttctcaAACATCAGTTCTCAATACTCATCTGCTTCGTCACTCtggtaataaaacatttaactgTATTCAGTGTGGTAAAGAATTTATTTTGTCATCAGATCTGAAAGATCATCTGAAAGTTCATTCAGATGAGAGGCCTTATGTGTGTTCtctctgtggaaagagtttttcacggCTGAAGAGTTTTAAAGTGCACCAGAAAACACATGATGAAGTGAGAGATCATGTGTGTTTtgactgtgggaagagctttactAGAACTGACCATCTGAAACAGCAccaaagaattcatactggagaaaaaccttacaagtgttcatatTGTGACAAGAGTTTCACTCAGTCTACACACCTGAAATCTCATGAgcgagttcacactggagagaagccgtaccaCTGA
- the LOC125248604 gene encoding gastrula zinc finger protein XlCGF57.1-like, translating to MAFIKEEFEDMKIEEAFRVKHEDTEEQTDLITLKEESQELNEKEEKIQYEKCHDFMISYVSQTHKTETSYLNVTEESHFTCQQCGKSFRRKDCLKVHMKIHTGEKPHTCELCGKSFSLKGNLKTHMRIHTGEKPYTCAQCGKSFNQKKILTAHLRFHTRESPFTCQQCGKSFTQEQNFKVHMKIHTGERPFICPQCGKSFTLKKNLDDHLRVHTGEKPYTCQQCGKSFSQNGNLKIHMRVHTGEKPFTCSQCGKSFKQKKELNAHISNHTGEKPYTCKLCGKSFKQKESVKTHMRIHTGEKLFVCDQCGKSFTFKAHFNQHMRIHSGEKCFVCHQCERSFTDRIHLENHVKIHIGENPYMCHHCGKSFTNRKNLEDHTRTHTGEKLFTCPQCGKSCTVKGDLKIHMRVHTGEKPYKCHQCEKSFTDRNHLKNHVKIHIGEKPCMCHDCGKSFKYRSNLENHMRIHTGEKPFTCPQCVKSFTMKDQLKIHIRVHTGEKPYKCLQCGKFFSTTGNLKSHMRVHSEEKLSHITQT from the exons atggcgtttattaaagaggagtttgaagacatgaagattgaagaagCGTTCAGAGtcaaacatgaagatactgaggaacaaacag ACCTGATCACTCTGAAAGAGGAGAGTCAAGAACTGAATGAAAAGGAAGAGAAAATTCAGTATGAGAAATGTCATGATTTCATGATTTCATATGTCTCACAGACTCATAAAACAGAAACTAGTTACCTTAACGTCACTGAAGAAAGtcatttcacctgccaacagtgtggaaaaagtttcagaCGAAAAGActgccttaaagtccacatgaaaaTCCACACGGGAGAGAAGCCTCACACCTGCGAActgtgtgggaagagcttctcACTAAAAGGTAATCTTAAgacccacatgagaattcacaccggagagaagccgtacaCGTGcgctcagtgtggaaagagttttaaccagaaaaaaATCCTTACAGCCCACTTGAGGTTTCACACCAGAGAGAGCcccttcacctgccaacagtgtggaaaaagtttcacaCAAGAACAGAActttaaagtccacatgaaaatccacactggagagaggccGTTCAtatgccctcagtgtggaaagagttttacactgaaaaaaaaccttgatgACCACTTGAGagttcacaccggagagaagccttacacctgccagcagtgtgggaagagcttctcACAAAACGGAAATCTTAaaattcacatgagagttcacaccggagagaagccattcacatgctctcagtgtggaaagagttttaaacAGAAGAAAGAGCTTAATGCCCACATTAGTaatcacactggagagaagccttacacctgcaaactgtgtggaaagagcttcaaACAAAAAGAAAGTGTTAAgactcacatgagaattcacactggagagaagctgtttgtttgtgatcagtgtggaaagagtttcacatttAAAGCACACTTTAATCAGCACATGAGGATTCACTCAGGAGAGAAATGTTTTGTATGTCACCAGTGTGAAAggagtttcacagacaggattCACCTTGAGAATCATGTAAAAATTCACATCGGAGAGAATCCTTACATGTGCCATCACTgcggaaagagtttcacaaatAGAAAGAACCTGGAGGATCACAcgagaactcacactggagagaagcttttcacctgccctcagtgtggaaaaagcTGCACGGTTAAAGGAGACCTTaagattcacatgagagttcacactggagagaagccttacaagtgtcatcagtgtgaaaagagtttcacagacaggaatCACCTTAAGAATCATGTAAAAATTCATATCGGAGAGAAGCCCTGCATGTGCCATgactgtggaaagagtttcaaataCCGATCAAACCTTGAgaatcacatgagaattcacactggagagaagccgttcacctGCCCTCAGTGTGTAAAGAGCTTCACGATGAAAGATCAGCTTAAGATTCACAttagagttcacactggagagaagccttacaagTGTCTTCAGTGTGGAAAGTTTTTCTCAACCACAGGAAACCTTAAGagtcacatgagagttcactcTGAAGAGAAGCTTTCACATATCACACAAACCTGA
- the LOC125248666 gene encoding gastrula zinc finger protein XlCGF8.2DB-like, whose product MAFIKEEIEDMKIEEASRVKQEDDEEQTDLMVLKEESQELNEMEEKNQYEKCHDFMTGKKSFSYSQTHKTEPRNLKVQMSVHTEEGHFTCQHCGKAFNRKKSLKYHLRIHSGKKPFICPQCGLGFRQKYNLTAHSRVHTGEKPFICSQCGKSFSQNGHLKNHLKIHTGEKPYACPQCGNQFSLKGNLKIHMRIHTGEKPFTCTQCEKGFKQKKELNVHMRVHTGEKPYACDQCEKSYRYKFHLDLHKRTHSGENRFICQDCGKSFIHRTNFENHMRTHTGEKPFVCSQCGKSFTIKGNLKIHMGIHTGEKPYKCHQCDMCFTYHTNMKRHLKTHCRK is encoded by the exons atggcgtttattaaagaggagattgaagacatgaagattgaagaagCGTCCCGAGTCAAACAGGAAGACGacgaggaacaaacag ACCTGATGGTGCTGAAAGAGGAGAGTCAAGAACTGAATGAAATGGAAGAGAAAAATCAGTATGAGAAATGTCACGATTTCATGACTGGGAAAAAATCGTTTAGTTACTCACAGACTCATAAAACAGAACCTAGAAACCTTAAAGTCCAGATGAGTGTTCACACTGAAGAGGGccatttcacctgccaacatTGTGGAAAGGCTTTCAATCGAAAAAAAAGCCTAAAGTACCACTTGAGAATCCACAGTGGAAAGAAGCCGTTCATATGCCCTCAGTGTGGACTGGGATTTAGACAGAAATACAACCTTACAGCCCACtcgagagttcacactggagagaagccgttcatatgctctcagtgtgggaagagcttctcACAAAACGGTCATCTGAAGAATCACTTGAAaatccacaccggagagaagccttacgCCTGCCCTCAGTGTGGGAATCAATTCTCACTAAAAGGAAATCTTAAgattcacatgagaattcacactggagaaaaaccgtttacatgcactcagtgtgaaaaaggtttcaaacagaaaaaagaacttaatgtccatatgagagttcacactggagagaagccatatGCTTGTGACCAGTGTGAAAAAAGTTATAGATATAAATTTCACCTTGATCTCCACAAGAGGACGCACTCAGGAGAGAACCGTTTTATATGTCAAgactgtggaaagagtttcatacATAGAACAAACTTTGAGAatcacatgagaactcacactggagagaagccgttcgtatgctctcagtgtggaaagagcttcacaataaaaggaaaccttaagaTTCACATgggaattcacactggagaaaagccttacaagTGTCATCAGTGCGACATGTGTTTCACatatcacacaaacatgaaacGGCATTTGAAAACTCATTGTAGAAAGTGA